The following are from one region of the Coccinella septempunctata chromosome 7, icCocSept1.1, whole genome shotgun sequence genome:
- the LOC123317186 gene encoding glyoxylate reductase/hydroxypyruvate reductase-like isoform X2 codes for MARPKVYVTRAMNREVMEILGKECDVTTWPGSDPVPSTELLKNIEEVDGLFCMLTDKIGKDVLDKAKNLKVISTMSAGYDHLDIEEIKKRGIKIGYTPETLTDATAELTVGLLLATCRRLMEANAAAREGKWLTWSPFWMCGNSLKNATVGFFGFGRIGQEIARRLIPFKTKQILYTTRSENAEAKEIGALRVDFDSLLQNSDFLIVCCSFNESTREKFDLSAFKKMKNTSVFINTARGGVVKQDDLVLALKNKLIWGAGLDVTTPEPLPVEHELFKLENCVILPHIGSAATDCRLEMASLTARNILTALKGENMPSELVLS; via the exons ATGGCCAGACCGAAGGTTTATGTCACTAGAGCTATGAATAGAGAAGTGATGGAAATATTAGGAAAAGA ATGTGACGTCACTACATGGCCAGGGTCGGATCCAGTACCGTCAACCGAACTCTTGAAGAACATAGAAGAAGTCGACGGTCTTTTCTGTATGCTAACAGATAAGATTGGTAAAGATGTATTAGATAAAGCCAAGAATCTCAAAGTAATCTCGACGATGTCAGCTGGATACGATCATTTAGACATCGAAGAAATCAAAAAGAGGGGAATCAAAATTGGATACACCCCAGAAACACTGACGGATGCAACTGCTGAATTAACGGTTGGTCTCTTACTTGCCACATGCCGCAGGTTGATGGAAGCCAACGCTGCAGCCAGGGAGGGTAAATGGCTCACGTGGTCCCCCTTCTGGATGTGCGGTAACAGTTTGAAGAACGCCACCGTTGGTTTCTTTGGATTTGGAAGAATAGGACAAGAGATTGCAAGAAGACTGATACCGTTCAAAACCAAGCAAATTCTGTACACAACAAGAAGCGAAAACGCCGAAGCTAAAGAAATTGGCGCTTTAAGGGTTGATTTCGATAGTTTACTGCAAAATTCAGATTTCCTAATCGTTTGCTGTAGTTTCAACGAGAGTACTCGCGAAAAGTTCGACCTAAGTGCTTTCAAGAAAATGAAGAACACCTCAGTTTTTATCAACACTGCTAGGGGTGGTGTTGTCAAACAGGACGATTTGGTGCTGGCACTGAAAAACAAGCTTATTTGGGGTGCAGGTTTGGACGTTACAACCCCCGAACCTTTGCCAGTTGAACACGAGTTATTCAAACTTGAGAATTGCGTCATTTTACCCCATATAGGAAGTGCCGCTACCGACTGTCGGCTGGAAATGGCCTCCCTAACAGCAAGAAATATTCTTACAGCCTTGAAAGGCGAAAATATGCCTTCAGAACTCGTTCTGAGTTGA
- the LOC123316681 gene encoding thioredoxin domain-containing protein 15 produces MYVWLRILVVSQLYGVPIEFKVTEASVVVVIGYVIINTRINCDIQMNIMISKSKTLVVLLLCFYYSSNADIINSNDVLAPETLPKLPKEIEDAVPDFTEKEISPNTTINIHNQSGLTNKTSSNNATLKIVHCLPNLGSEKVEIVNDTHLIRILTPDSNITSKDTAAQCVVVMFYSKYGTFSSMAAPHFNALPRAFPDIKMVAINTMMYHLFNTQNGIVGIPSVILFHNGRAVAKFNDSEYTLELFSKFVKKNTGIEAKEKSIVTSADFAGPVVSSPSKDSDMFLVLSWIFVFFCAIYYFTKSSWWKWILDTIQSNWREAEAQAEHLHDD; encoded by the exons ATGTATGTGTGGTTGCGAATACTGGTTGTCAGTCAACTCTAtggggttcccatagagttcaaagTTACAGAAGCATCTGTGGTCGTGGTCATAGGTTATGTTATTATAAACACCAGGATTAATTGCgatattcaaatgaatataATGATTTCCAAATCAAAAACATTGGTTGTGCTACTGCTATGTTTTTATT ATTCCTCAAATGCAGATATTATAAACTCGAACGACGTACTAGCTCCTGAAACACTACCAAAGTTACCCAAAGAAATAGAAGATGCAGTACCTGATTTTACCGAGAAAGAAATATCACCAAATACTACCATTAATATTCACAACCAATCAGGATTAACtaacaaaacatcttcaaatAATGCTACTCTTAAAATTGTACACTGCCTCCCGAATTTGGGATCTGAAAAAGTGGAAATAGTAAATGATACACACTTAATAAGAATTCTCACTCCTGATTCTAACATCACTTCTAAGGACACAGCCGCTCAGTGTGTTGTGGTCATGTTTTATTCGAAGTATGGAACTTTTTCTAGTATGGCAGCTCCCCACTTCAATGCATTACCTCGCGCATTCCCAGATAtaaaaatggttgctataaaCACCATGATGTACCACTTGTTCAATACTCAAAATGGTATTGTTGGGATACCCTCAGTAATTCTTTTCCATAACGGAAGAGCTGTTGCTAAGTTCAATGATTCTGAGTATACTTTGGAGTTATTTTCGAAATTCGTTAAAAAAAACACTGGTATTGAAGCAAAGGAGAAATCAATTGTGACATCTGCAGATTTTGCGGGTCCAGTAGTGAGCTCCCCATCAAAAGACTCCGATATGTTCTTGGTTCTATCATGGATATTTGTATTTTTCTGTGCAATTTACTACTTCACGAAATCGTCTTGGTGGAAGTGGATTCTTGATACCATACAAAGTAATTGGAGAGAAGCAGAGGCACAAGCAGAGCATTTGCATGATGATTAA
- the LOC123317186 gene encoding glyoxylate reductase/hydroxypyruvate reductase-like isoform X1 — translation MIYNKAVHFLGIKLRKTAKLGYLTSIKNLSTMARPKVYVTRAMNREVMEILGKECDVTTWPGSDPVPSTELLKNIEEVDGLFCMLTDKIGKDVLDKAKNLKVISTMSAGYDHLDIEEIKKRGIKIGYTPETLTDATAELTVGLLLATCRRLMEANAAAREGKWLTWSPFWMCGNSLKNATVGFFGFGRIGQEIARRLIPFKTKQILYTTRSENAEAKEIGALRVDFDSLLQNSDFLIVCCSFNESTREKFDLSAFKKMKNTSVFINTARGGVVKQDDLVLALKNKLIWGAGLDVTTPEPLPVEHELFKLENCVILPHIGSAATDCRLEMASLTARNILTALKGENMPSELVLS, via the exons AGCTGTTCATTTTTTAGGCATCAAACTACGTAAGACCGCTAAACTAGGATATTTAACCTCCATTAAAAATTTATCAACAATGGCCAGACCGAAGGTTTATGTCACTAGAGCTATGAATAGAGAAGTGATGGAAATATTAGGAAAAGA ATGTGACGTCACTACATGGCCAGGGTCGGATCCAGTACCGTCAACCGAACTCTTGAAGAACATAGAAGAAGTCGACGGTCTTTTCTGTATGCTAACAGATAAGATTGGTAAAGATGTATTAGATAAAGCCAAGAATCTCAAAGTAATCTCGACGATGTCAGCTGGATACGATCATTTAGACATCGAAGAAATCAAAAAGAGGGGAATCAAAATTGGATACACCCCAGAAACACTGACGGATGCAACTGCTGAATTAACGGTTGGTCTCTTACTTGCCACATGCCGCAGGTTGATGGAAGCCAACGCTGCAGCCAGGGAGGGTAAATGGCTCACGTGGTCCCCCTTCTGGATGTGCGGTAACAGTTTGAAGAACGCCACCGTTGGTTTCTTTGGATTTGGAAGAATAGGACAAGAGATTGCAAGAAGACTGATACCGTTCAAAACCAAGCAAATTCTGTACACAACAAGAAGCGAAAACGCCGAAGCTAAAGAAATTGGCGCTTTAAGGGTTGATTTCGATAGTTTACTGCAAAATTCAGATTTCCTAATCGTTTGCTGTAGTTTCAACGAGAGTACTCGCGAAAAGTTCGACCTAAGTGCTTTCAAGAAAATGAAGAACACCTCAGTTTTTATCAACACTGCTAGGGGTGGTGTTGTCAAACAGGACGATTTGGTGCTGGCACTGAAAAACAAGCTTATTTGGGGTGCAGGTTTGGACGTTACAACCCCCGAACCTTTGCCAGTTGAACACGAGTTATTCAAACTTGAGAATTGCGTCATTTTACCCCATATAGGAAGTGCCGCTACCGACTGTCGGCTGGAAATGGCCTCCCTAACAGCAAGAAATATTCTTACAGCCTTGAAAGGCGAAAATATGCCTTCAGAACTCGTTCTGAGTTGA
- the LOC123316449 gene encoding V-type proton ATPase subunit F 1, translating into MALHSAAKGKLISVIGDEDTCVGFLLGGVGEINKNRHPNFLVVDKSTAVSEIEECFKRFIKRDDIDIILISQNIAEMIRHVIDSHNQPVPAVLEIPSKDHPYDASKDSILRRARGMFNPDDFS; encoded by the coding sequence ATGGCCCTTCATTCAGCCGCCAAAGGTAAATTGATATCGGTAATCGGCGACGAGGACACTTGTGTTGGCTTCCTGCTTGGCGGAGTTggtgaaataaacaaaaatcgcCACCCTAATTTCTTGGTCGTTGACAAGAGCACTGCAGTCAGCGAAATTGAGGAGTGTTTCAAGAGATTCATAAAAAGGGATGATATCGACATCATCTTGATTTCCCAAAATATAGCAGAAATGATCAGACACGTTATAGATTCACACAATCAACCTGTTCCTGCAGTACTTGAGATTCCATCGAAAGACCATCCCTACGATGCTAGTAAAGACTCTATCTTGAGGAGGGCCAGAGGAATGTTCAATCCAGATGATTTTTCTTAA